The genomic stretch accaatTCCCTAGGTGTCTCATATCATCTGCAAGtgtccttcgatctggtcgagccatcgtgcacgctgcgcccctctatttctggtgctggcagtgttgctgaagagaagtgatttcacagggttgtcatcAGGCAACCTTACGACGTGACAGGCCCACCgtaacctattgactttcgccctGTGGGCAATGGGGTTCTTTTCAAGTAGTGCGCCGTCGGCATAGTctgcagcaccttccgttcaaaaaACTCTAAGAgtgttaaggtcctccgcgagaagtcTCGATTCGGTAGAGGACTACCGCTATTATCagagttttgtacagcgtcaactgcgtgcgtcgtcgcactcgactcgACCGAAGTGTCTTccaaagtgaaaagtaggcacgatttccagcctgaatgcgtctctggatctctttgctggtgttattgtcggcggtcaccagtgagcccaaatacacaaactcgtcgaccacctcaagctcatccaGGGGGAAtttatctgtcaaatatcgtgtaaccgtgaccagcatatttggcaacaaggcgtccggttgttttggtttttgtcgttttgattgGAGTGAAATTCAGTAGAATTGTAACgttcttttttaacaaaactctaGAAATCGCGAAAAACTTTTATTCATACTGCGTTGCGTAGTGAAATTTGGTGGCAGCAGCCTGCAATTAGCTGAAAATCATGAACTTTCCTCGCCACACAGGAAATCTTTTAAacgaccagagttgatctgcgataacgcacacatatatgaattttgacagcagtaaatccCCCCTGAGCTCATCGCCGTTTACAGAGAATTGAGTTGGAAGGCTGATGtggttctccttggagcctctcactcgcatgtatttcgttttcgacgcatttattcgcaatccgattcgtccggcttcggctctcagtcgggcgtaagtatCCTTCGCCGTCACAAAGTTAcgggttaggggccatccacataccacgtggacagatttttaacgattttgaccccctctccccctccgtggacaactgcccatataaattttgaaaaaattgtatggaccgtggatatTACCCAAcctccacccccccccccccccttcccccaaagctgtccacgtggtatgtggatggccccttatgatgtcaaagtcatccgcgaagtcCAGAAACTGGAGCTTATCACGGGAGTCACTCCAGGGTGAAGTGACAACAtaataggcacggtgaaagagattcccatttgatttgcacgcgtcttttttcaccgtgagattttttcactacgttctcaccgtgaagtgactcccgtaataagccccactGAACAGACCTGGTGaaaatcgtaccactcgtgttgatgcccgccctccggatcacaccctcaagggcgatgttaaacagtaaacagaaaaGTCTATCACCTTATCTTAACCCTCTGCGCGGTTCAAAGGAattcgagagtatccccgaaatacgtacgtaacacatcacttgcgccatggtgccTTTGATCAGTCGCGTTAGTTTATTCGAAAATCCGACTGTATCATAGGTCgccgtgaagtcgatgaagatgtgatgtgtaagcacgttgtactcgcgatcGCGACATTTATTTAAGATCTGTCAGATTAAGAAAATCTGGTCCGTgatggcacgggctcccatgaagcccgcttggtactggcccacgaacctcctgggtaaaggtgatagacgacggatcAGGATCTGTGAGTATTTTGTAGCCCGCATTGATtggcgagataccgcggtagttgcggcactccagcttaatgcccttcttgtagatggggcataCGATTTCCTCCacccactcgtctggcagtttttcctcctctcAAATCCTGAAACGACCCATTGCAGCGCTCAAGCCATGTttaaagagctcgctcggcagtccgtctttgcctgcggctttgttgtttttcagctttccgatctcacaaagaactttaTGAACATCGGGGGCTGGTATTCGGTCATCTGCTACTGGTCTTCCTAGGTCAGTTCCGGCTCCACTTCTATTTACTGTACTTCATCGAAGTACTCATTCCACCTGTCGACTACCTCGCTGGCATCCATGAGAAGGTTCCTATCAGTGTCGTTGAACATGTCAGCTTGCGGCACATATTATCTGCGAGACTAGTTTATCTTCCCATAGAACTTCCGCGTATCACTGACACGGTACagttgctccagctcctcatgttcatgattctcttgctggcgcttcttcgcCTGAGAATCGCGGTCATGtagttccgtgcccgtttgtaattggcttTGTTcactctcgttgacctgcccaggtccggttcttctcattcaccgctgcctcgcactccgtGGTATACgatcgacagttttgagcgcaaagataccgcaactaggtagtggtccaagCCAATATCCGAACCGCGATTGGTGCGTATGTTTGTAATATCTGACAAGAACCGGTTGCGATGAGAACATGGTTAATTCGGTTTGTTGTACGTTCATCGGGGAATCTTCAGGTGGTTGTTTTTTCGGGGGGTTTAGTGGATGTCCTTCGGgaagccgttgtcgttcgtcacgatGTGCAGCTGTCCGGGCCGGCTTGTATATGTCTCTCCTACTGGTCTGAGCGTTCACGTCCCCGATGACGATATTGATGTCTCTACACGAGCAGCTATCGCaatttctccagctgtgcgtagaacgctttttTTCTCTATATCATGAGGGCAGTgtacattgaggatagtgtagaACCAgcattttattctcaacaaacacaacttgTCGCtaatcgcctgccacttgatcacacgactctgcatcctgcctaGCACTAAAGCCGGTACCCACCACTAaggctcattggttgtgccaccgctttggaattactgtgccctgcggccacaaatcctccgtaccttcttCTTTCCGGCAAAACTCTTAGAGCGCAACGATGTCAAAGTGGCAGGGTTCTAGCTGATTCttgcagaatccggtcgccacccagggcgttcagcgatctacagttccatgtaccgagcatCCAATcatcgtccttatttcgtcaccTAGatcgttgccgattgttccaattcttgattgttcatAGTATTCTAATTTTTTGGAGCTGCAGATGCCTAGTCTGCTGCTGTCTTGGGTGTAATaggacaccgcatttcataattcagccgtccacATCGGATCAGACGTtatttgagccgcccctaacatggagatcagttCCCACTGGTTGTAGGACGTTGAGGTAGGGATAGGGTTGGTCAttctgctttggaccacactggggtcttttttaggTCAACTAGTAaaggtgtactgctggtacgcactgcccagccgtttaccaatcAAGGTTACGTTGAACTCGCGGCATTTCAAGAGTGCTTGCGACAGTGCAAAGAACTGGTCCTCGTCTGGAGATTACCTTCCAAGTTGCGGTACATATTAAACAATAATGAACACAAATATAAACATGTTCGGTTGTTTTAGTGCATATATAGCAGACAGTAAACATCCTGTTTTTGTGTGTTTATGGCTCATCTGCCAttggttttcgattttttttttctctttatttacaactttagttttacatttttttgtttcatttgctttATAATTTAAACATTATAGTACAGATAAATTacacaatttttgttttatctaTATCTTCACTATCGAATTAAAGACTTTGTACTCAAAATGACTGTTTTACCATggattttattgttgttgttatccCGCATTTCGTTGCTGCTACGTGCAACAGGACAGCTGTTTTCTTCTAGTTCGTGTAGTAAAttaattatcattatcattatcgttTTACTGAACGAGAGAAAATTTACGTTTACAAACAAAGGTAGGTAACGTTGGttaatttattttgcaatctTATTTGCTGTGCTGATGGAAGGTGGCACGATTAATATCTTGGCCGTTTCGTTAGGTTAATTCATGAAAATGCTATTTGTTAACCAAACTTCTGAAAAAGATTggttttgttagttgcattgaTGTTGACCAGCTGGATGGGAACATGACAAAAGCGTGCTCTGGAATCACTTCCTTGATACAACATTCGTGTACAAAAAATTTATTCACAGACCGGTACACAAAATAGCTAGAGCATGGAATACTACTTAAAAATACATATTTGCATGTGTATGCAATGCAAGCATTAAGAAAGCATCCTATAAAATACACgttaaaagtaacaaaaaatatatacgTATTGGTTGACCTTCATATATAAATAATTTATCGCAACTTTCTTAAGCTTATTGGACTCTTTTTTCATATCTGTATGTTTTTGTTTGGTTATTTAGTAAACAAACTAAGCCGTACATCTAAGTTTGAAtgttcttctttcttctttttcttctggaGCTGGTTGCTTTCTTTCTGCTGAAATATTTGATACCGATTAATTGTGAACATGTCTTATTTCATCCCAGCAGTTCGTTATGATAATTGGGATTAGAGTTACTGTTCTTGGTCGGAACTACCGCTACTAGATACCTACCTAAATATTGGCGAAACAAAATACATACGAATAATTAAGATTTTCCATACGGAGGGTGTGATGTAAATACGGTTCAGTGAACAAATTTCTACGCCTAACAGGTTTTGCATCCGCGAAATCATCAGCTGGTGGAAAGTATCAGGACGAATAATGGGTATTTATTATATTAAATAGGTATAGTTTAAAGTAAGATTGCAAAATATATTGCACTTTTGAGGCCGTGAAGGGCGATAATCAGCGAAAAGTTGAGAAAATATGCAAGAAATAAAACCTTGACAATAACAATGCAATAATTTAAGCTTTTCGCTGCATAGTACCGTAACCTCTTTGACAAAGTAAATCAATGACCGAAAATTACCCGTACTTACAACAAAGGCGTACGTACGCACTTCCGACGCGGCGTTTTCCTGCCGAAGGCTTCCTCAGGGGGAGTAAAGCTCTTATTCTCCAACCAACGTTATTACTATTATAATTAAATTTGCACTATTACTAACATTTCGAATACACGAACCGTCTGCAAATGGTTTTGATTGATTTCGCCTCTCTGTTCTGTCGGCTTCGGTTTTGGCCGAACAAACGCTGCTGCATGATATGATGGTATTATGATGGATGCAtacgacgaaaaaaaaaatcctcctcTAGTGTGACAGAATAACGCAATAATGATAATAGAATTTAATTTCGACAAAACTAGCCTATAGCGCTCCTGCTGACGTCTGTGATCGCGGTACACATCTTAGCGTAGAACCACCAGTATGGTGAGTACAAAATAGTTCAAACAATCACGATACCCAAAAACCTTTCGCTAAAACGAATTCCTACTGCGATTACTCTGAATGCGTTGGTTaagattgttgtttttttttttttttttctaagattgTTTCTTCTATGTATATTTCACGATTTAGTCGATCACGACTGGGTAGATCAACCGACGGCCGAATGTGCGAATGTACCTGTttgggtgtgtgtgtatgtggatGTGGAAAGGTGTCTAGCGCTACGCAGAATGTTAGTTCATATTAACTATAACAGTCGATGATTACTGGATCTTCCAAAGGTGTCTATGTATTGTATATGTAGTGGGCATAACGTTATGACTTTCATGGATAATTACTAAACGATAATCACACGATCTATCACGCTTATGGGCCGCGATATCTAAATTGCTAAGCTTAGCTTTCTAACTGGTATTACTTAGATAGTCTATTCACTTTTTCGTCTGGCTGTGTATTCGACGGGGATGCACACATCCGATAGTCAAGGGGGAAGGGAAGGCAGTGACTTCACACGCGGAATCGGATGAGTTAGCTACCGTTCGCAGCACTATCAGTATTAATGATAAAAGTTCCGTACAAATATAGCAACTGCACACTGAGACAAAAAGTAACTACGACATCGTGATACCGACGGCAGAGAGGGTCCTGGGCTTATGCTGTGTACAATATAGTTGCATCACTATACAATTCGTTAACTGGACCTTCCCGCCCTGCATCGACTGAAATGTACTAGTCTTATTTCTAGTAGCGTTTCGTGAAAAAACTGGGGGTCGTGTAGATAGCGATTCAGTTTAAAAGCAGTAGTGCACATACCGGGCACAATGCTGGTGCCTCGCATGCTATCATCGGCTATCCATGCCACTGCCACTGTTGCTACCACCGCTGCCTAGGGGACCACCCTTCTTGTTGTCCGTTGGCGAGATAGTTTTCTTACGCTTGGAAGAGGACGTCGCAGCACTGACAGCCGATTGCTGTGCTGACTTTTTGCTGCTCATACTATACAACGGTTGGCTTGGCGTTTGCTGCTTCGGTTCCTTGCCATTGTTATTACTCTGGTGCAGATTTTCCTCCTTACTAACAGTACCACTGTTGCTGTTGGTCAGGTTGATCAAATTGGTATTGTTGTTTGGACCTATCATATAGTGCCCCAGCAAACCGATCACTGACCGCCGATGCTTGGTGTGGTGTCGTACCAAAGTGTTACCACCGGATGGTTGCTGGTTACTGTTATTATTACTACCACCGTTACCTCCCATGGACATCCGCTCCGAACTGCTTCGTGGGGTGTAGATGTTCATCGGGGCGTTCTTACCTGCGCTGACAATCTGATGCGGCGAAGATGCACTGCGACGGTTATTCAGCTGAAAAAAAGTAGTATTATATAAATGTAAGGGTTTGCGTCCCAGTAGAAGTACTTACGTTGTAGGGAATCATCTGATTTTCGTTGATTCCGTCCAGAGCCTGCTGCTGTTGGGCCATTGCAAGGTTAATTACGTTGTTCTCTTCTATCAGCACCTCATGCGAATGCTGCGGAATATGCGAGGTGAGGACAACCACCGTGCCGCCAGTACCGTTCGGGTGCTGCATCTCATGAACTATCTCCGGAGACCGGTTTATACTGGTCGGAGAAATATCTCTCGATACGGAATTCGAATCACCATCACTGTCCATACTCTCCTCAGAGGTATCAACACTGGATAAACTGTTGCGCCGTCGAGTGTAGATTATCTGGTGATGGGGTGGCTGCTGTTGCGGTGGTTGTAGGTGCAACGGAATATGCGGATTCTGTGGATCGTTCAATATTGTCGGCACAATTGTCTGCGTCGCTATCAGTCTTGATTCGAACGTTTCCTTTATCCATTTGCGGTAATCGATGACCTCGTCCGTTACTCGGATAATTCTCCCCAGGATACTTTGCCGGTTGCAGTCGTTGAGGAATTTGTTGAGCGGAGAGACAGCTTGCATCAGCACTATGTACGCATACTCGAACGCTTGCTTAACTTGCAGAGCCCCTAGGGTGGAAGAAGAGAAAAATTTTGCTTAGGGTTATTGTTCAGGAGAAACATGCTGGTCATACTAACCGTAAGATGATCGCCCAATGTCATTGCCCGGTGTCAAGGGGTCCTCAATGCACAGCAGACTAGGCCGGTGACCATCGATCATCTCTCGCTGGAGCTCCTCTTTGGGTATATATCGGCCGCCATTTTTAACGCTAATTCCTGCGGAGATAAGATGTGATACATCGTAAATTATATGCCTCACTATCATTTCCAAAATCAGAATTCTGAATAACTTCCTTAAAAGTCCGCCTGAACAACATTAcatacatacattgcccgctttactaaacttaaaaaatgtaagtcatatgacaaactAAACTCAAATCTGACTGACTACTGATTATAATTGTACTGAGATTTATGCACATGCTGTCAAACCAATTTCTAAGTTATTTTTATAGGAAATACCAGCAAATTGAGCACTGTTTAATTCTTATTACTACGATCTATTTGACCAATTTCTTCTACGAACATTATAATTAAATTCATATTTAATGAACCCGCACTCACCAGTCTTCATGTAGTTGAACTTTCTACCATACAGTTCGAGAAATTCCAGCAGCAGCACGCCCAGGTTGGTGGTCTGATTCGAATTGGCCCGTGGATGGAGCTGCAGGAAGCTGATGCACATCAGAATCAGCGAGTAGGACGATATACCCCCGGTGAACACCTCGTTCAGATCGCGCTGCAGCAGGAACTGTTTCAGCACCAGCACCAGCTTGGCCAGCACCGGGTACTTGCGTTTGAAATCCTTGATCAATTCGGCCGACTGTACGCCGGACTGCATGTTAAACGAGATGTCCACCTTGACCTGCGTTTCCCGATCAGTCAGCTTAACGATAGGCACCGAGGCTTTGTCCAGAACGCGTACCGACATCGGTTCGGCAATACCCCGGTTGATGAGCTCGTTTTCCAGCGTTCGCAACGGCAACTTTTCCCAACGTCCAATAACAACCAGATCTACAAAAAGGTTTGAATACAGTTAGACATATTTTTATGCACTGCAAATAAATCCTCTTACCAATATCACTCGTAGGAAGGTAGAGCCCGGTACGGAACGAACCAAACATCTCCACCCGGGCCATCGGCCAGAGATTCAATACGATAGCTTCTATCCGGGCGACCACCTGCACCCTTAGCGCATGCTCAGTCGGCGTCGGTATCATGTGGGCGTAAAACTGCTCAATCTCCTCGTGCAACCTGCGAAGAAAACATCGAATtagacaaattaagaaaaaaaaaaacagtttgacaGCTCGCCACTTGTTGAATAGCACGTTTCGCGGTTGCAAGGTTTCCTCATTTAGCAACATATGTTTCAAGCTGACGCAAATCAGGTACAAGGGGGGATTTTTGGCGAATTTTCGACTCCATCAGAGAGATGAGCTCCGATGCCTGCTGGGAAGGTCGTCGTATTGCAAAACCgcaactttttcttttttggatCAATTTTTCTCCATCAGCGGTACCAtcgttttcgtttaaacaaACGGAGGAAGCTGATTGCGAACTGCCAAGGAATGCCGGCCAACACCTGGGCCCCGGCACGCGGGCGACGTGAGTCACTCTGCCGCTTATACACTGCTGTGTCTGTGCGGGATTCTATTTTTGAACAATGAATCGGACTCGACAAAAACGGCTGCCAGCATTAAACCGTTTCCCATCAGCCGAATCGGTGCCTGGCCGGCGGTCACACACGTCACAGAGTGGCGGCACACTGGCGTGCACCGAGCGTGCTGCTGCTGTCGGTCGAGACAAATCTTGGCCATTTAAGGAAATCCATGACGATTTCCAGCAACGCAGTGATTTGTATGCCACCTTTACCAGGCAGTTACATAAATTATAATTATCACTTTGTGTACTGCTGATTTGCAAGCATTAATTGCTGCTGCGTACATACCGTGCGCATGATGCAGTTCATTGATCGAAAGCCATAACGAAACACAGAGAAATTTTTGTCAATACAACGAACGTCATATTTTTGATCAGTTTTGAACGTTATCGTAATAGGGTAAGGACCTAAAAAACTAGATATGCGAAAAGTCCGAACAAATTACTCTAATCAAAAGCTTAACCCATTAAACGTAAGCTTGTTTCTCTTTTTCACACTTGACTCATAATTTCACACTGGTAATGAAACAACACAACAGATGATTGATTAGTTCGGTTCCAAATCGATGTACTTCCTAATGaggaaaaaacaaataaaaagaccaACCTGTGAACAGTAAATTTCGTACAACAAAGATCCATCTGTCCGATAGAGGAAATCATCGGAGCATGCTTCTTATAATTTTCTTCGTTCGAATAAAAATTCGGTCTACCATACCACTGTGCTCGGAAATAATGAGAACAAGTTCAAACTCATATTACGGCAAGAAATAGTTTACGATTTTCATCACTGCTCAAAATAAATTCTTAATCAAATTATTccattatttaaattttatgaagatcaGGAATTGTATCCAATGCACTGGGTTACCTGGTGCTAAGAGAACTTCGTTCAAGATCGTAATCTCTCAGGACTGATTACTGTTGAACTCAATTTTATGTTTAGTtcgcaaaaataaatatatatattttttgcattaTGTAGAATTTCTATTCAAAAGTGTTGATAGAAGCCATAAATAAAAATCCTATAAAAATTCAGCATAGGGCTGAAAAACGCACCAAAGAACAGAAAAACAGCCTTCATAGTTCAGAAGAGACCAACAGAATTATAATCACAAATTATGCTTTAAATTATCAAAAACACTTCTGAACGTCAGAAAAACAACACAATAGATTCAGAAATCCTTCCACAGGAACCAAATAAaagaccaaaaacaaaaaagggtCCAATATGACAGGAATCTTTTGTAGAAGCAGAAAAGATAAAATCTTTTCTACAAGGTAGAagagattgaaaaacaaatacgtcaaatttagctcaaaatgcagaagaacgcttcgggTAGCTTACTGACTAAAACATTTAAACCAGgaagtaaaatatataaataattttaatttcaggaaaacaagaaaaaaaacaagtaaaaacaggaaaatctgaaaaattaaaactatATAAAGTTTATTTTGAAATGCACAAAAACTCTAGTAAATGTGGctttaaacatttaaaaacacttcttttaaataaaaaaaaatctgaattcagCTCAAAACGGCTGAAAAACGTCTAAGGCAAGGAAAAGCCAACAATGAAATTAATAAATTGAAACGCTTCAATTACACATGATCATGAATTAGGTAAAgaaaaaacagaagaaaactaaaaaatcgtctaaaattattttaataatttctCTGGAAACTGGATAAGTTAAACTAGGTATTCCTAAACTAACTTGAGAACGCTCTTGGAATCAAAAAATAAGAATATGTATGATCTTGAATTTGATTCAAATTAATACAGTAATTTCAGCGATAGGAAAAGGCCAAAAGGAAATATCGTTGTCAACCTACCATTTGGCTGCCAATGCTTCTTCATTAGGGTTCCAATAGAATGTATGGAAGAACTTTGACCTTCAACTTTGTTATATATGGCGAGGCGATAGGGCTCGAAAGTTTTGCCTTGTCTAGAAAAGTCCCCCCATGCAAAATGCACATGAAATTGTCGCATTTTTTTTACGCAAAATGACGAAACTTCGAAATCTGTTatctcaaaacatttttttttgaaaaacttcgaCGTCCTGGGACCTACAAAATCTTTGAACTGGGGCCAGTGGAATAACCgacactaaaaaaatattattcaaaataatcCGAGTAAAACCCGACTTTTCCTGGCAATTCGCGTTAGAAAAGACGCGTTAAAAACCTCGCCATAAACTGCGTAAAAGCAATTTTACTGTACTTCTAAACGAAATCATTACAGTTTTTaagaaa from Wyeomyia smithii strain HCP4-BCI-WySm-NY-G18 chromosome 3, ASM2978416v1, whole genome shotgun sequence encodes the following:
- the LOC129732358 gene encoding terminal nucleotidyltransferase 4B-like codes for the protein MDPAVAWFQEEQEGPAKRMWMGIWETMAELDPPLTVPVENQKPQRAGTDKPNRNVGGENRLIGGNGSGGGGGVVGGGGGVGSTDDSQHHHPNLHHLHHHHGNALSENNNNSNNGGNGNGNNGNNTPTGGGGGTILVNNNNNNNNEKNFNPTRKKAGSTVDNKASTYNMNKQHARLIGIHGGCPWRPPTFKYGRGIIGLHEEIEQFYAHMIPTPTEHALRVQVVARIEAIVLNLWPMARVEMFGSFRTGLYLPTSDIDLVVIGRWEKLPLRTLENELINRGIAEPMSVRVLDKASVPIVKLTDRETQVKVDISFNMQSGVQSAELIKDFKRKYPVLAKLVLVLKQFLLQRDLNEVFTGGISSYSLILMCISFLQLHPRANSNQTTNLGVLLLEFLELYGRKFNYMKTGISVKNGGRYIPKEELQREMIDGHRPSLLCIEDPLTPGNDIGRSSYGALQVKQAFEYAYIVLMQAVSPLNKFLNDCNRQSILGRIIRVTDEVIDYRKWIKETFESRLIATQTIVPTILNDPQNPHIPLHLQPPQQQPPHHQIIYTRRRNSLSSVDTSEESMDSDGDSNSVSRDISPTSINRSPEIVHEMQHPNGTGGTVVVLTSHIPQHSHEVLIEENNVINLAMAQQQQALDGINENQMIPYNLNNRRSASSPHQIVSAGKNAPMNIYTPRSSSERMSMGGNGGSNNNSNQQPSGGNTLVRHHTKHRRSVIGLLGHYMIGPNNNTNLINLTNSNSGTVSKEENLHQSNNNGKEPKQQTPSQPLYSMSSKKSAQQSAVSAATSSSKRKKTISPTDNKKGGPLGSGGSNSGSGMDSR